The following proteins are encoded in a genomic region of Hyla sarda isolate aHylSar1 chromosome 3, aHylSar1.hap1, whole genome shotgun sequence:
- the CEP43 gene encoding centrosomal protein 43: MSAAEEDTELRDLLIHTLENNGVLNKIKAELRASVFLALEEQERAENKPSLINESLRQLLATRDGRLLSGLLTDFLQHFHLDFTLAVLQPEACLPSAPEDRTAITRELGLPEAGKKGPLLLQLLRCFRQRDSVRPPTQELPPEYTAEARAQFRLRSRAGSGEVGELELRAIMAELCPHFPGNMLERYITDELAGREPGIDEQSFLAMYRRLYLHCRSVVSREPPEDSTPREAPQPDESKLDEDDLEGDSFFDDPIPKPEKTYGWKEEVGRAHPGCSLSQSPPSGSPRVTDQDRELRSTSEKMGAGNDDDYMDDFQSSSQRSEKSEASIGEDLEGELSVEDLTASEPRLEELTLDNSLSHLSDVADYLEEVS; encoded by the coding sequence ATGTCGGCGGCGGAGGAGGACACGGAGCTGCGGGATCTGCTGATCCACACGCTGGAGAATAACGGCGTCCTGAACAAGATCAAAGCGGAGCTGCGGGCCTCCGTGTTCCTGGCGCTGGAGGAGCAGGAGCGGGCGGAGAACAAGCCTTCCCTCATCAATGAGAGTCTGCGGCAGCTCCTGGCCACCCGGGATGGCCGCCTGCTGTCCGGCCTGCTCACTGACTTCCTGCAGCACTTCCACCTGGACTTCACCCTGGCCGTGCTGCAGCCTGAAGCCTGCCTGCCCAGCGCCCCTGAGGACCGGACTGCCATCACCCGAGAACTGGGGCTGCCGGAGGCGGGGAAGAAGGGTCCGCTGCTCCTGCAGCTGCTCAGGTGTTTCCGGCAGAGAGACTCGGTGCGACCCCCGACCCAGGAGCTGCCCCCGGAGTACACGGCAGAGGCGCGGGCCCAGTTCAGGCTGCGGAGCCGGGCAGGGAGCGGGGAGGTGGGGGAGCTGGAGCTGCGGGCGATCATGGCAGAGCTGTGCCCTCACTTCCCGGGGAACATGTTAGAACGGTACATCACAGATGAGCTGGCGGGCAGGGAGCCGGGAATAGACGAGCAGAGCTTCCTGGCCATGTACCGGCGGCTCTACCTCCACTGCCGGAGTGTGGTGTCCCGGGAGCCCCCCGAGGACAGCACCCCCAGAGAGGCCCCCCAGCCGGACGAGTCCAAGCTGGATGAGGACGACTTAGAGGGGGACTCCTTCTTCGATGACCCCATCCCCAAGCCGGAGAAGACATACGGCTGGAAGGAGGAGGTGGGCAGAGCCCATCCTGGGTGTAGTCTGTCCCAGAGCCCCCCATCTGGGTCACCGAGGGTCACTGATCAGGACAGGGAGTTGAGGTCCACCTCTGAGAAAATGGGGGCTGGCAATGACGACGACTACATGGATGACTTCCAAAGCAGCAGCCAGCGCTCCGAGAAGAGTGAAGCAAGTATCGGCGAGGACCTGGAGGGGGAGCTGTCTGTGGAGGACCTGACGGCCAGCGAACCCCGGCTGGAGGAGCTCACCCTGGACAACTCGCTGTCCCATCTAAGCGATGTGGCTGACTACCTGGAGGAGGTGTCCTGA